Proteins encoded together in one Pseudomonas sp. TCU-HL1 window:
- a CDS encoding DoxX family protein, whose product MSALINQLNTLWAPRLLSVLRIVAAFLFLQHGTAKLFGFPHVAYFDELSLFSLIGFAGVLEVVGGLLLLFGLLTRLTAFILSGEMAFAYFMGHAPDGWIPLLNGGEPAILFCFIFLYLVAAGGGAWSLDRRLCRGKPGCDWA is encoded by the coding sequence GTGTCTGCGCTTATCAACCAGCTGAATACGCTCTGGGCCCCGCGACTGCTGAGCGTGCTGCGGATCGTCGCCGCCTTCCTGTTCCTCCAGCATGGTACGGCCAAGTTGTTCGGCTTCCCGCATGTCGCCTATTTCGATGAGTTGAGTCTGTTTTCCCTGATTGGCTTCGCCGGGGTGCTCGAGGTGGTGGGCGGCCTGCTGCTGCTGTTCGGCCTGCTTACTCGACTCACCGCCTTTATCCTGTCCGGTGAAATGGCCTTTGCCTACTTCATGGGGCATGCCCCCGATGGCTGGATCCCACTGCTGAATGGGGGCGAGCCGGCCATTCTGTTCTGCTTCATTTTTCTCTATCTGGTTGCGGCCGGGGGCGGCGCCTGGAGCCTCGATCGGCGGTTATGCCGTGGCAAACCGGGTTGCGATTGGGCCTAG
- a CDS encoding cytochrome P460 family protein has product MQNEAQRADHAVPEGSRKVVGVMHKDARQFAATGGWGFEGFGGGDPAQRVVGSDTATACYACHTAEKNHDYVFSRVRD; this is encoded by the coding sequence GTGCAGAATGAGGCGCAGCGGGCCGACCATGCCGTGCCCGAGGGCTCGCGCAAGGTCGTAGGCGTGATGCATAAGGATGCCCGGCAATTCGCTGCGACCGGCGGTTGGGGCTTTGAAGGCTTTGGCGGCGGTGACCCGGCCCAGCGCGTGGTCGGTAGCGATACCGCCACGGCCTGTTATGCCTGCCACACCGCCGAGAAGAACCACGACTACGTGTTCAGCCGCGTGCGGGATTGA
- the kynU gene encoding kynureninase codes for MSLSFPLNREHFERLDRDDPLCDSRALFDLPSGEIYLDGNSLGAMPAHVPARLERVLKQEWAHGLIRSWNDADWYPAPQRTGGKIARLIGAGAEEVIVADSTSINLFKVLVAATRMRPGRKVILGENGNFPTDVYVASGVAELTGCELRCVEPEQVLEALTEDVAILSLTHVNYKSGRRYDMAAITARAHEVGALVVWDLCHSAGAMPIDLNGSQADFAVGCGYKYLNGGPGAPAFVYVAERHIPHVRQPLTGWHGHARPFAFSHDYEAHPTIDRMLVGTAPQLGVLALEAALEVFDGVDMQVLRKKSVALCDLFIQLCDERLAGLGVELRSPRDAEQRGSQVSLAHADAYPVMQALIARGVIGDFRAPDILRFGFAPLYNRYVDIWDSVQALREVLESGEWNRPEFIARKSVT; via the coding sequence ATGTCCTTGTCCTTCCCGCTCAACCGCGAGCATTTCGAACGTCTCGATCGTGATGACCCCCTTTGCGACTCGCGCGCCCTATTCGATCTTCCATCTGGTGAGATCTATCTCGATGGCAACTCCCTGGGCGCCATGCCCGCTCATGTGCCAGCGCGCCTTGAGCGAGTTCTGAAGCAGGAGTGGGCCCATGGTCTGATCCGCTCCTGGAACGACGCGGACTGGTATCCGGCACCGCAACGCACCGGCGGCAAGATTGCGCGCCTGATTGGTGCGGGTGCCGAAGAAGTGATCGTCGCCGACTCCACGTCCATCAACCTGTTCAAGGTGCTGGTAGCCGCCACCCGGATGCGTCCCGGGCGGAAGGTGATCCTGGGCGAGAACGGCAACTTCCCGACTGACGTCTACGTTGCCTCCGGCGTGGCTGAGCTCACTGGTTGCGAACTGCGCTGCGTCGAGCCGGAGCAGGTGCTCGAGGCCCTGACCGAAGACGTTGCGATCCTTTCCCTGACCCATGTGAACTACAAGTCCGGCCGGCGCTACGACATGGCCGCCATTACGGCCCGTGCCCACGAAGTGGGCGCCCTGGTGGTCTGGGATCTGTGCCACTCCGCTGGCGCGATGCCGATCGACCTGAATGGATCGCAGGCCGACTTCGCCGTCGGCTGTGGCTACAAGTACCTGAACGGCGGTCCCGGCGCCCCGGCCTTCGTCTATGTCGCCGAACGTCATATCCCCCATGTCCGTCAGCCACTGACCGGCTGGCATGGGCATGCCCGGCCCTTCGCTTTCAGCCACGACTACGAGGCGCATCCGACCATCGATCGCATGTTGGTGGGCACCGCGCCGCAGCTGGGCGTGCTGGCACTGGAAGCGGCGCTGGAGGTGTTCGATGGCGTCGACATGCAGGTGCTGCGCAAGAAGAGCGTCGCGCTGTGCGACCTGTTCATCCAGCTCTGCGATGAGCGGTTGGCGGGGCTGGGCGTGGAGCTGCGCTCGCCGCGCGATGCCGAGCAGCGGGGTAGCCAGGTGTCGCTGGCCCATGCCGATGCCTATCCGGTGATGCAGGCCCTGATTGCCCGTGGGGTGATCGGCGACTTCCGCGCGCCAGACATCCTGCGCTTCGGCTTCGCGCCGCTCTACAACCGCTATGTGGACATCTGGGACAGCGTCCAGGCGCTGCGCGAGGTCCTCGAAAGCGGCGAATGGAATCGCCCGGAATTCATCGCCAGGAAGTCGGTGACCTGA
- a CDS encoding amino acid permease produces MTKTTSSFDNLVQREQGLKQSLSSGQLSMIAIGGAIGTGLFLGSGFAIGFAGPSVLVSYAIGAVIALLLMGCLAEMTVRHPTSGSFGSFAEFYVAPWFGFLIRYAYWASIVFAVGTEITAAAMYMKYWFPDVPGGYWMVTFSTALVLANVLSVKVFGAIEYVFSLLKLCAIVAFILLGAWVVYGAPADSSIGFTNYTNDRGFFPNGYWGTWVAVIVAFFSYLSIEMIAVAAGEARDPKRAVTRAFRITVVRLVVFYLLTLALVLAILPWGQNNGGQSPFVTVMNATGVPYAGAVFNAVILIAALSAMNSQLYITSRLMFSLARAGQAPELFGRVSTRGVPLPALLLSSLGIGLGTLLYIVYPEKAFTLMMSIAMFGAMFTWAGIFLTHLFFRRRQDSESLEFRLWGYPWTSLAGLLLMLAVMLTTLFTEEFALTLVCGVPFLLLMGLIYILRLRKSRPVEGEAPKPLPIRH; encoded by the coding sequence ATGACAAAAACAACAAGCTCTTTCGACAACTTGGTCCAGCGCGAGCAGGGCCTGAAACAGAGTCTGAGCAGTGGCCAACTGTCCATGATTGCCATCGGTGGCGCCATCGGCACAGGGCTGTTCCTGGGCAGTGGCTTCGCCATCGGCTTCGCTGGGCCCAGCGTGCTGGTCAGTTACGCGATCGGCGCGGTGATCGCGCTACTGCTGATGGGCTGCCTGGCGGAAATGACAGTCCGCCATCCGACCTCGGGCTCCTTCGGCTCCTTCGCGGAGTTCTACGTGGCACCCTGGTTCGGTTTCCTGATCCGCTATGCGTACTGGGCGTCGATCGTCTTCGCAGTGGGCACCGAGATCACGGCGGCCGCCATGTACATGAAGTACTGGTTCCCGGATGTGCCGGGCGGCTACTGGATGGTGACCTTCTCCACGGCGCTGGTGCTGGCCAACGTCCTCAGCGTCAAGGTCTTCGGTGCCATCGAGTACGTATTCTCGTTGCTCAAGCTGTGTGCCATCGTCGCCTTCATCCTGCTGGGCGCCTGGGTGGTCTATGGAGCGCCGGCGGACTCCAGTATCGGTTTTACCAACTACACCAACGATCGCGGTTTCTTCCCCAATGGCTACTGGGGTACCTGGGTGGCCGTCATCGTGGCGTTCTTCAGCTATCTCAGCATCGAGATGATCGCGGTGGCGGCGGGCGAGGCGCGTGACCCTAAGCGTGCGGTCACCCGTGCCTTCCGTATCACCGTGGTGCGTCTGGTGGTGTTTTACCTGCTGACCCTCGCGCTGGTCCTGGCGATCCTGCCCTGGGGACAGAACAACGGTGGCCAAAGCCCCTTCGTCACGGTTATGAACGCGACCGGTGTCCCGTACGCGGGGGCGGTATTCAATGCGGTGATCCTGATCGCGGCTCTGTCGGCGATGAACAGCCAGCTCTATATCACCTCGCGGCTGATGTTCAGTCTGGCCCGTGCCGGACAGGCACCTGAGCTGTTCGGCCGGGTGAGCACCAGGGGGGTTCCGCTGCCGGCCCTGCTGCTCTCGTCCTTGGGCATCGGCCTGGGTACCCTGCTGTACATCGTGTATCCGGAAAAGGCCTTCACACTGATGATGTCCATCGCCATGTTCGGCGCGATGTTCACCTGGGCCGGAATCTTCCTCACCCACCTGTTCTTCCGCCGTCGTCAGGACAGCGAATCCCTGGAGTTCCGTCTCTGGGGCTATCCCTGGACCAGCCTGGCCGGCCTGTTGCTGATGCTGGCGGTGATGCTGACCACGCTGTTCACCGAGGAGTTCGCCCTGACCCTCGTCTGTGGTGTGCCGTTCCTGCTGCTGATGGGGCTGATCTACATCTTGCGCTTGCGCAAGTCTCGGCCCGTCGAAGGTGAGGCGCCCAAGCCTCTGCCGATCCGGCACTGA
- a CDS encoding OprD family porin: protein MRAFRSVLLVIPGLLAMPTHEVVAAQGWDSTIEESRLRLLLRNSYFNRSKTEGRRDSRDWTQGINLDFASGFTPGTLGVGLDAFLYQGLKLDASAGKAGTGNLPVRDDGAPADEYAKAGAALKLRVSKTELKVGEQRPDTPVFGVSHFRIVPQTATGLSLRSQERDDLVLQAGHFISATSPVTTNTDGDLWAVMAGVTTPRADYAGGTWQWAPGLSLALYGARFEDVWHQGYASLDGRFALGGERESGVNLTLYRTTNTGEARAGDIDNLTLGTSAYLRLGNHRFLLGLQKVQGDTPFDYLGVGENDRNGRNGRDQGASIWLPNSAQFSDFNGPHERSWQLRYDYSFADWGLPGSSMMVRYIEGDQIDGSRTPAGSPYAGRYGADGSHRETNLEFRYVVASGPAKGLSVRLRQAWHRADAGQGPGDLDDFRLITDYPLDIL from the coding sequence ATGCGAGCCTTCCGATCAGTCCTGCTCGTGATTCCCGGCCTGCTAGCCATGCCGACCCATGAGGTCGTGGCCGCCCAGGGTTGGGATAGCACCATCGAGGAGAGCAGGCTCAGGCTTCTGTTGCGCAACTCCTATTTCAATCGCAGCAAGACTGAAGGGCGTCGAGACAGTCGGGACTGGACCCAGGGTATCAACCTGGACTTTGCGTCCGGCTTCACGCCCGGCACTTTGGGGGTAGGGTTGGATGCCTTCCTCTACCAGGGCCTCAAGCTGGATGCCTCGGCGGGCAAGGCCGGGACGGGCAACCTTCCGGTACGGGACGACGGAGCGCCTGCCGACGAGTACGCGAAGGCTGGCGCGGCGCTTAAGCTGCGGGTATCGAAGACCGAGCTCAAGGTGGGCGAGCAGCGTCCAGATACGCCGGTGTTCGGGGTCAGCCACTTTCGCATCGTTCCGCAGACCGCCACGGGCCTGTCCCTGCGCAGCCAAGAGCGGGACGACCTGGTGTTGCAGGCCGGCCATTTCATCTCGGCTACCAGTCCGGTAACCACCAACACCGACGGTGATCTCTGGGCCGTCATGGCCGGTGTCACCACCCCTCGCGCCGACTATGCAGGCGGTACCTGGCAGTGGGCGCCGGGACTCTCCCTGGCGCTCTATGGAGCGAGATTCGAGGATGTCTGGCACCAGGGCTACGCGAGCCTGGACGGGCGCTTCGCGCTGGGAGGCGAGCGGGAATCGGGGGTGAACCTGACCCTGTACCGAACCACGAACACGGGCGAGGCACGGGCCGGTGACATCGACAACCTGACCCTGGGCACCTCGGCCTACCTGCGCCTGGGGAACCACCGTTTCTTGCTCGGACTGCAGAAAGTCCAGGGTGACACGCCATTCGATTACCTGGGGGTAGGGGAGAACGACCGGAATGGCCGCAACGGGCGCGACCAGGGGGCCTCCATCTGGCTGCCGAACTCCGCCCAGTTCTCCGATTTCAATGGTCCGCACGAGCGCTCCTGGCAGCTCCGCTACGACTACTCGTTCGCGGACTGGGGCCTGCCTGGCAGCTCGATGATGGTCCGCTACATCGAGGGCGACCAGATCGATGGAAGCCGGACTCCAGCCGGCAGTCCCTACGCCGGGCGCTACGGGGCCGACGGTTCGCACCGGGAAACCAACCTGGAGTTCCGCTACGTGGTGGCGTCCGGCCCGGCCAAGGGGCTGAGTGTCCGGCTGCGCCAGGCCTGGCATCGCGCCGATGCCGGTCAGGGGCCCGGGGACCTCGATGATTTTCGGCTCATCACCGATTACCCCCTGGACATTCTTTAG